The nucleotide window CACTTGTTATAGGATGCAGTGGGGCTCTGCTTTACGTTGCGATGGTCACGAGTCTAGTGATGATGAAGAGTTAGGTATATActatatagtttttaatttcgtttcgttaattattttaatatatgaatgTTTGACCGTTTGTTTTAATCCGAAGTTGACGGAGAGGTGAAGTGTGAGGGGTGGaagagagatgatgatgattctgaTGAGTCAAAGAAGACGTGGTGGTTGAATAGGTTTATGGGacggaggaagaagatgataacACATGATTGGCCATACCCTTTTGGAGAAGGGAAGCTCTTTGTTCTTACCCTTCGTGCTGGGATGGAAGGTTACCACATCAGCGTTGATGGAAGACATATCACTTCTTTCCCTTACAGAACCGTGAGtttctctgttttgttttgtccGAAACCGCTAGTTAAGGAATGGTTTGATATTGAATAGTGTAATGGTTCTTGCAGGGGTTTGTTCTAGAGGATGCTACTGGACTAGCAGTCAAGGGGAACATTGATGTGCATTCTATATACGCTTCCTCTTTACCTTCCACAAACCCGAGTTTCGCTCCTCAGAAGCATCTCGAGATGCAGAGCATGTGGAAAGCTCCTGCGTTGCCTGAGAAGCCTGTAGAGCTGTTCATCGGTATTCTCTCTGCTGGTAACCACTTTGCAGAGAGAATGGCTGTGAGGAAGTCATGGATGCAGCAAAAGCTAGTCAGATCATCTAAAGTTGTTGCCCGGTTCTTTGTGGCATTGGTAAGCACAAAGTGAAAATCATTTCAACAGTCATTAGAGTTAAACTGAATTTTGTTTATGTTGATTCATGTTGCAGCACGCAAGAAAGGAAGTCAATGTGGATCTAAAGAAAGAAGCCGAGTACTTTGGTGATATTGTCATAGTACCATACATGGATCATTATGACCTTGTTGTGCTGAAGACGGTTGCCATCTGTGAATATGGGGTTAGCACGGTGGCGGCAAAGTATATTATGAAATGTGATGATGATACGTTTGTGAGAGTAGATGCTGTGATACAAGAAGCAGAGAAGGTTAAGGGAAGAGGTAGCCTTTATATTGGAAACATTAACTTCTACCATAAGCCTCTGCGCACTGGGAAATGGGCTGTGACATATGAGGTAACAGTTTACATTTTGTAGTACCTGAAACTCAATAGAGCTGAACATGTAACATGAAAAAGGTTATGACAAACTTTGTTGCATCAGGAATGGCCAGAAGAGTATTATCCACCATATGCTAATGGTCCGGGTTACATCTTGTCATATGACATAGCTAAGTTCATCGTCGATGATTTTGAACATCGGAGATTAAGAGTAAGTTTACCTTTTTACACATTTGCCAGATTTAATTTTAGCATGTGTTGATATGGTCATTAGTACTTACTTTGTTATTGCAGTTGTTCAAGATGGAGGATGTGAGCATGGGAATGTGGGTGGAGAAGTTCAACGAGACTAGACCAGTGGAGGTGGTTCACAGCCTCAGGTTCTGCCAGTTTGGATGCATAGAAGACTACTTCACCGCTCATTACCAGTCCCCACGGCAGATGATTTGCATGTGGGATAAGCTGCAGAGACTAGGGAAGCCCCATTGCTGCAACATGAGATGACATAACATTGTTTCTGGCAAGGACTCTGGAATTTTTTCTTAGAAAGCAGATGGGAGTTTATGGAGCTAACTGTTTTAGATCTTTGTTTTATGTATAGAACAATCTatgatatatctatatataatacaatGAAAGGCTCTTCAAAAGTTGACAGTTCTTTTTGCAGTTCTTGCAAACTAGTATAATCAAGTGGTAAGTATGTGCTATCTCTCAATTCCTCACCAAGATGAGGATTTTGAATCCCTTAAGTTACTTTGTTTCATCTATATGCTAACATGCATGTGAACTTTATTTTGTCAAGATATTAAACAATTGTCTGCATGTCAAGATCTTTTGGTAACTGTAGTATGGGGACTTAAGGGATATGTATACTCACAAGAAAGTTAAAAGAGAACAGTTCTTTGATTTGTCCTGTTCCTAGATAAGATTGGCCAACAATGTTTTGGAAacttatgattttaaaaccttTTGGTGGTGACTATAATTTATAAGCAAGCATATGTCCCTGATCAATATGCTGAATGCTAATTACTGTGGGAAAGGATGCACCAAGCAGAGTTTaagcattttctttttttaagatCGTTACCAAACTGAGTAGCTGATTTAGCAAGCCATGTCAGATAGAATTATAGAAATAAGCATTTAGCATCGCATCACATGATTAAAGTCGGATGCTCATACATGTTGTCTTAATCACCACATTAATTGATCATCTATGTAATGAATGCGACTTAATGACAGAAAACGACCTCTTCCATGATTTGTAGCTACATTCAGGGCAGACTTGTGGATGATAACTATTCTTGTTTGCTAGGCTATATCCTTGGTTTAAATCTACAGAATGAGATTGGTTTTACTATATGCAATTAATCATGCATGagtgaattttgatttttaaagaaACCTTGGTTGTAGAGAACTTGGTTAGCCACAATAAATATTTGTTGCATTGGTCAATGATATTCAACTCCTAGTCCAAATACTAATCCCACctgagaaaaaatataatatcaaaacTTTTAAGCCATCACTATTTGTTGGTAGGTCAGTCATTAAAAAACTCAAATAATTGAATCAGAACACCACATTTGACGCACCGGCCATGTGACGTGCAACGAAAAACACGCCCTTAATTcctttctttattattttcctCTCCTCAACTTTAACAACTTCTCCACTATATATTACACACACTCACCCCGAAAGTGAAATCACACTTCAGATCAATAAACAccataagaaaacaaaagagatgGCTCAGAACGATACAGTCAAGCTCATAGGTTCTTGGGCGAGCCCTTTTTCCATCAGGGCTCGAGCGGCTCTACACTTGAAGTCTGTCAAGTACGAGTACTCGGACGAACCTGATGTTCTCAGGTCAAAGAGTGAACTCCTTCTCAAGTCCAACCCCATCTTCAAGAAAGTCCCAGTTCTCATCCACGGTGATGTTTCCATCTGTGAGTCACTCAACATTGTTCAGTACATTGATGAAGCTTGGTCCTCAGGTCCTTCCATCCTTCCTTCTCATCCGGTGGAACGTGCCAACGCTCGGTTCTGGGCTCTCTTCATCGATGAAAAGGTAACAAAACTAGATTAATCTCCATGGATCTCTTAGTGGATTGATCTTACACACGCTCTGTTTTGCTTGCTAGAGttgaaactttatatttttgaagttgAACTAGAAGCTTAGATCTTGATACTCAAATGTAGATCTGTTTGGTTTGAGATCCGGTTTACTGGTTAGTCtgttttcggtatttggtttcagtgttctaaaaatcgatATATACACTAAACCGGTCATAagcaaaactatatttttttaaaatccatATATATACTAGGCATAGGCACTAATCGTTATAAAAAGATTATAACGTTTACTTACTAATCCTAGCCTAGGCGCTAATCGTTATAAAACAGTTATACACTAGGCCTAGGCACTAATTGTTATAAAACGCTTACCTAacaatttcttgaacattgttgGTATTCATCGACTGAAAACCTGGTTAAACCAAACTAAACATGAGAAAGTAGGCTATGTAGTGAAAGAGCTTAACGTATGTGTGTGCATGAAACAGATCTTTGGATCTTTGGAAGCCGTGGGCGGAGCAAAAGACGACGAAGGGAGAATGGCTGCGGCTGGAAAGCTGATGGAGAATTTGGCGATACTTGAAGAGGCGTTTCAGAAGAGCAGCAAAGGATTAGGGTTCTTTGGAGGAGAAAACATAGGCTTCCTCGACCTTGCATGTGGGACTCTTTTGGGTCCAGTGTCTGTGATCGAGGCGTTTTCTGGCGTCAAGTTTCTCCGGCAAGAAACAACACCTGGACTGATCCAATGGGGGGAGAAGTTTAGGGCTCATGAAGCTGTCAAGCCTTACATGCCTACCCCCGAAGAGTTCGTTGCATTCGCAAAGAAGAAGTTCAATGTTGAGTGATGGGCTTCTTCATAAGCAATGTGTTGAATCTGAAATAATGAATGATGCTCGTTgtctttgagatttttttttttgaagttctCTCTGTATTTGCCAGAACTATAATAAAAACATGCCACTTTGGTATTTATTTCTACATTATTTTACATAATGAGATTACTTTTAACACTTTgctttattaaaattattagtttggAATTAATTGCACACAGAATAAATTCGGTACATGAAGTATAAAGGTAAAACTAATGTTTTTTATGTTGAAAATCATACTAAAAGTACTGCAGATTAGCATTTTGTAACGAAAGCTTAGATCTTGATACTCAAACCTAATAAttcaactttattttttttatttgctataaatataaattatagcAGTGTAAATCTGATACTGAGAATACATTTCCTTTTGTTCTTTTTGGTTACTAGCTGTTAGAGCAACCTTATTGGTAAAGTTCTAACATTGAAGttctaatttaatttatattgttattttaataaagttgaattattagattaattttaaatatttttgtaaatatcatACCGCTGatatttcatcttctctcttattttttcatttttttctttattttttttttaatactcaaACAATGGACATGCTCTAGCTCTTGAAATTTGAGAACTTACCAAAATGTTGGTAAAGAGTTTATTTTTGGAAACTGGACTCAATAACACAAGAAAAtcttttctcttcctatctcttttttctctctctaaaaattaatttttctttttttagttaTTCTACAAATAAACCCTTTGTTTTTGGAATACCcaattcaaagttttttttggtacggatatttattcttttatttGAAATTGTA belongs to Brassica rapa cultivar Chiifu-401-42 chromosome A07, CAAS_Brap_v3.01, whole genome shotgun sequence and includes:
- the LOC103829224 gene encoding glutathione S-transferase U13; the encoded protein is MAQNDTVKLIGSWASPFSIRARAALHLKSVKYEYSDEPDVLRSKSELLLKSNPIFKKVPVLIHGDVSICESLNIVQYIDEAWSSGPSILPSHPVERANARFWALFIDEKIFGSLEAVGGAKDDEGRMAAAGKLMENLAILEEAFQKSSKGLGFFGGENIGFLDLACGTLLGPVSVIEAFSGVKFLRQETTPGLIQWGEKFRAHEAVKPYMPTPEEFVAFAKKKFNVE
- the LOC103829223 gene encoding hydroxyproline O-galactosyltransferase GALT4, which produces MKKSKLDNSASHTRFGLVQFLLALLLFYFLCMSFEIPFIFRTGSGSDDGLPRHMVVVGREANRAIVGEEEDPHRPFEDPGRVNRAGHIHREFKTVSEIFTNESFFDAGGFSDELSTFHETVKHAISTGRKMWGNLGSGLITKPNPVKNRTEKCPDTVSVTGSEFLNRSRILVLPCGLTLGSHVTVVATPHWAHAEKGDDGKTTMVTQFMMELQGLKAVEGEDPPRILHFNPRVRGDWSGRPVIEQNTCYRMQWGSALRCDGHESSDDEELVDGEVKCEGWKRDDDDSDESKKTWWLNRFMGRRKKMITHDWPYPFGEGKLFVLTLRAGMEGYHISVDGRHITSFPYRTGFVLEDATGLAVKGNIDVHSIYASSLPSTNPSFAPQKHLEMQSMWKAPALPEKPVELFIGILSAGNHFAERMAVRKSWMQQKLVRSSKVVARFFVALHARKEVNVDLKKEAEYFGDIVIVPYMDHYDLVVLKTVAICEYGVSTVAAKYIMKCDDDTFVRVDAVIQEAEKVKGRGSLYIGNINFYHKPLRTGKWAVTYEEWPEEYYPPYANGPGYILSYDIAKFIVDDFEHRRLRLFKMEDVSMGMWVEKFNETRPVEVVHSLRFCQFGCIEDYFTAHYQSPRQMICMWDKLQRLGKPHCCNMR